A stretch of the Pirellulales bacterium genome encodes the following:
- a CDS encoding AMP-dependent synthetase/ligase, producing MGSQPTTLVKLFCDCVARSGDRTALHVPSGKDAAFSSLTWNELGHEVRRLAAGLRRAGVQPGDRVSQVSENRYEWALVDLAVHLARGVHVALHASLSGAQIAWQIADSGARMVLLSTAEQAHKLAADGVTLPRGLHFYCYELTEAEIAGQPVLPFTELFAAVGKNAADSMVQESLSRTEATDLATILYTSGTTGEAKGVMLSHGNLTSNAAGCCAAFETTAKDIRLSWLPLSHIFARTCDLYTWLTRGSELAVVQNREQIIAHCAVVRPTLINGVPYFFERLQRRLSEAGKIGPIATGGPTHLQQALGGNIRACCSGGAALPDHVADFFWQQGVPLVQGYGLTESSPVIATATPDHNKVGTVGRAIQDVEIQIAADGEILTRGPHVMLGYWRRPEDTAVAIENGWLHTGDLGQLDADGYLRITGRKKELIVTAGGKNIAPVYLESLLLQEPLILQAIIIGEGRKYLTALIVPNPDTLRAEIVARKIPVRSAAEALVHPAVLELYRKQINQRLSDAAKCEQIQRFTLLGRGFSVEQEELTPTLKLRRGIVQQHFAKEIEALYAD from the coding sequence ATGGGCTCTCAACCGACCACCCTTGTCAAATTGTTTTGCGACTGTGTGGCCCGCAGCGGCGACAGAACAGCCTTGCATGTGCCTTCAGGCAAGGATGCGGCATTTAGCAGTCTCACGTGGAATGAACTGGGACACGAAGTACGCCGCTTGGCGGCTGGGCTGCGGCGGGCCGGCGTGCAGCCGGGCGATCGGGTTTCGCAGGTTTCGGAAAACCGGTACGAGTGGGCCTTGGTCGATCTGGCGGTGCATTTGGCGCGAGGCGTTCACGTGGCGCTGCACGCATCGTTGTCGGGAGCGCAAATCGCGTGGCAAATTGCCGATAGCGGGGCGCGCATGGTGCTGCTTTCCACCGCCGAGCAAGCACACAAGCTAGCCGCCGATGGCGTCACCCTGCCGCGCGGCCTGCACTTCTACTGCTACGAATTGACCGAGGCCGAAATTGCCGGTCAGCCTGTTTTGCCGTTCACCGAGTTATTCGCCGCAGTGGGCAAAAACGCCGCGGACTCCATGGTGCAGGAATCGTTGTCACGAACAGAGGCAACGGATTTAGCAACAATTTTGTATACCTCCGGCACCACAGGCGAAGCCAAAGGCGTGATGCTCAGCCATGGAAATCTAACCAGCAATGCGGCGGGCTGCTGCGCCGCCTTCGAGACAACCGCGAAAGATATTCGCCTGAGTTGGCTTCCCCTTTCGCACATTTTTGCCCGCACCTGCGATTTGTACACGTGGCTAACGCGTGGGTCTGAGTTAGCCGTGGTGCAAAATCGGGAGCAAATTATCGCGCATTGCGCGGTGGTGCGGCCGACGCTCATCAACGGTGTCCCCTATTTTTTTGAGCGGTTGCAGCGGCGCCTTTCGGAGGCGGGAAAAATTGGACCGATTGCAACGGGCGGCCCGACGCATTTGCAGCAGGCTTTGGGGGGAAATATCCGGGCTTGCTGCAGCGGCGGTGCGGCGCTGCCGGATCATGTGGCCGATTTTTTTTGGCAACAGGGAGTGCCGTTGGTGCAAGGCTACGGATTGACTGAATCGTCCCCCGTGATTGCCACGGCGACTCCGGATCACAACAAAGTGGGAACCGTCGGTCGGGCGATTCAAGATGTGGAGATTCAAATTGCCGCTGACGGCGAAATTCTCACACGCGGGCCGCACGTGATGCTGGGCTACTGGCGGCGGCCGGAGGACACCGCCGTCGCCATTGAGAACGGCTGGCTGCACACGGGCGACTTGGGCCAGCTTGATGCCGACGGATACTTGCGCATCACGGGCAGGAAAAAAGAATTGATTGTCACGGCAGGGGGGAAGAACATTGCGCCGGTTTATTTGGAAAGCCTGCTCCTGCAAGAGCCGCTGATTTTGCAAGCAATTATCATTGGCGAGGGGCGAAAATATCTGACGGCGCTGATTGTGCCGAATCCTGACACGCTGCGGGCGGAAATCGTTGCGCGGAAAATTCCCGTGCGATCAGCGGCCGAGGCGCTGGTGCATCCGGCGGTGTTGGAACTGTATCGAAAACAAATTAACCAGCGACTGTCCGATGCGGCAAAGTGCGAACAAATTCAGCGGTTTACGCTGCTGGGGCGCGGCTTCAGCGTCGAACAGGAGGAGCTTACCCCCACGCTGAAGTTGCGCCGCGGCATTGTGCAGCAGCATTTTGCCAAGGAAATCGAAGCCCTATATGCCGATTGA